In a genomic window of Labeo rohita strain BAU-BD-2019 chromosome 20, IGBB_LRoh.1.0, whole genome shotgun sequence:
- the gja12.2 gene encoding gap junction Cx32.2 protein: MGDWGFLSKLLDKVQSHSTNIGKVWLTVLLIFRIMVLGAGLDKVWGDEQSNMVCNINTPGCLNACYDHIFPISHMRFWVLQIIFVATPNLVYLGYVLHVIHRETKLRQHLQNQEEKRGVKLPKYTDDNGKIYYKGSLLGCYMLSLMVTILFEAGFIVAQYYLIGLWMPKQLECIVDPCPAIGVHCFTSRPTEKTVFIVFMLVVACVSLALNLGEIFYLMGRRGEQKRRTPAVAEMQKLPPTETFC, from the coding sequence ATGGGCGATTGGGGATTCCTCTCCAAGCTTTTAGACAAAGTGCAGTCTCACTCAACCAACATTGGGAAAGTGTGGCTTACAGTTCTGCTGATCTTCAGAATAATGGTTCTCGGAGCTGGACTTGACAAAGTCTGGGGAGATGAACAGTCCAATATGGTCTGCAACATCAACACACCCGGTTGCTTGAACGCGTGCTACGACCACATCTTCCCCATTTCCCACATGCGTTTCTGGGTGCTCCAAATCATCTTTGTGGCCACGCCAAATCTGGTCTACCTCGGCTACGTTCTGCACGTCATCCACAGGGAAACCAAACTGAGGCAGCATTTACAAAACCAGGAAGAGAAGCGCGGCGTAAAACTGCCCAAATACACTGACGACAATGGGAAGATTTATTACAAAGGGAGCCTGCTGGGTTGCTATATGTTGAGTCTCATGGTGACCATTTTGTTTGAAGCAGGGTTCATTGTGGCCCAGTACTATTTAATCGGCCTTTGGATGCCCAAACAGCTAGAGTGTATAGTAGATCCTTGCCCTGCAATCGGTGTGCATTGTTTTACATCCCGCCCAACTGAAAAGACCGTCTTTATTGTCTTCATGCTCGTTGTGGCATGTGTGTCTTTAGCTTTGAATCTCGGAGAAATATTCTATCTAATGGGCCGTAGAGGCGAACAAAAGAGGAGGACACCTGCAGTGGCTGAGATGCAGAAATTGCCCCCCACTGAAACATtttgctga
- the gja12.1 gene encoding gap junction protein, alpha 12.1, protein MGEWGFLSKLLDKVQSHSTVIGKVWLTVLFVFRIMVLGAGAEKVWGDEQSKMICNTKQPGCTNVCYDHTFPISHIRFWVLQIIFVSTPTLLYFGHVLHILHKEKKLKQLIESHAEKQGLKQPRYTDDYGKVLIKGQLLGSYLASLFAKILLEAAFIVGQYYIYGFVMIPKIECSQSPCPYTVECYMSRPTEKTIFIIFMLVVSCISLLLNVIEMFYLICRRSKKR, encoded by the coding sequence ATGGGAGAGTGGGGCTTTCTCTCCAAGCTGCTGGACAAAGTGCAGTCTCACTCCACGGTCATCGGGAAGGTGTGGCTCACTGTTCTCTTTGTCTTCCGGATCATGGTTCTCGGAGCTGGGGCTGAAAAAGTGTGGGGCGACGAACAATCAAAAATGATCTGCAACACTAAGCAACCCGGTTGTACGAACGTGTGTTACGATCACACCTTTCCAATCTCCCACATTCGCTTCTGGGTACTTCAGATCATCTTTGTGTCCACGCCAACGCTCCTATACTTCGGCCACGTTCTGCATATCCTCCACAAAGAAAAGAAACTGAAACAGCTGATTGAAAGCCATGCGGAAAAGCAAGGCCTCAAACAACCCAGATACACCGACGATTATGGCAAAGTTTTAATCAAGGGCCAATTGTTAGGTAGTTATCTAGCCAGCCTGTTTGCTAAGATATTgcttgaggctgcatttattgtaGGCCAGTATTATATTTACGGTTTCGTCATGATCCCTAAGATAGAATGCTCCCAATCTCCTTGCCCTTATACGGTTGAGTGTTACATGTCTCGTCCCACAGAGAAAACCATCTTTATCATCTTCATGCTGGTGGTGTCATGTATCTCTCTGCTTCTGAACGTGATCGAGATGTTCTACCTGATATGCCGCAGGTCCAAGAAACGATGA